The Solibacillus sp. FSL W7-1464 genome contains a region encoding:
- a CDS encoding ROK family transcriptional regulator has product MVTVDGSYIKQINRSLIVQQIIEHGMISRADLSKKVGLNKATISVQVADLLDEELIYEMHQEHRNVGRRPVMLSLNRQNGFALGIDLDHKNITYILSDLLGYPVHTEVIPLETSNYETVVELLATQIIKFQAQCSDSRYGLIGAVIGIHGTVGKNEKVFFVPQHQWRDKDLKVDLEKETGVAVLIENNANASAFAEKVFKSRDSENLLSISMYSGMGLGIIMEGELLKGYNGFAGEMGHMIVVPDGKLCTCGNKGCWEMYASEARFLQGLATLKNKSNLSYEDVESWLAAKDPVIIRKIDEFFEFLAIGLNNIINLYNPETIVLNSQVLKMYPGAIDRINNLLKSSVSQYRELKLSDLGKDACAMGACALAIKSFLKVPELRLDLSKNHLPADDYAGTII; this is encoded by the coding sequence ATGGTTACGGTAGACGGATCTTATATAAAACAAATAAACAGAAGTTTGATTGTGCAGCAAATCATCGAACATGGCATGATTTCCAGAGCCGATCTGTCAAAAAAAGTTGGTTTGAACAAAGCTACAATATCCGTGCAGGTAGCCGATCTGCTAGATGAAGAGCTGATTTATGAAATGCATCAGGAGCACCGTAATGTGGGGAGACGTCCCGTCATGCTGTCATTAAACCGTCAAAACGGTTTTGCACTGGGCATCGATCTGGATCATAAGAATATCACATATATTCTTTCCGATTTACTCGGCTATCCTGTGCATACTGAGGTTATTCCGTTGGAGACTTCAAATTACGAAACCGTTGTGGAACTATTGGCTACGCAAATTATTAAATTTCAGGCTCAATGTTCGGACAGCCGCTACGGTTTGATCGGCGCAGTCATCGGCATTCATGGCACTGTGGGTAAAAACGAGAAAGTTTTTTTTGTCCCACAACACCAGTGGCGTGATAAGGACCTGAAAGTCGATCTTGAAAAAGAAACCGGTGTGGCCGTGCTAATCGAAAACAATGCCAACGCATCGGCTTTTGCTGAAAAAGTCTTTAAATCCCGGGACAGCGAAAACCTGTTGTCCATTTCTATGTATTCTGGCATGGGACTTGGTATCATCATGGAAGGCGAGCTATTGAAAGGCTATAACGGATTTGCTGGCGAAATGGGCCATATGATTGTCGTTCCAGACGGTAAGCTCTGCACTTGCGGTAATAAAGGATGCTGGGAAATGTATGCATCAGAAGCAAGGTTCCTACAGGGCCTCGCCACTCTCAAAAACAAGAGCAATCTCAGTTACGAAGATGTGGAAAGCTGGCTTGCAGCTAAAGATCCAGTTATAATCCGAAAAATCGATGAATTCTTTGAATTTCTGGCAATTGGATTGAATAATATTATCAATCTTTATAACCCGGAAACAATTGTACTCAATAGCCAGGTGCTGAAAATGTATCCAGGCGCAATCGATCGCATTAATAACCTGTTGAAGTCTTCGGTCAGCCAGTACCGTGAATTGAAGCTTTCGGATCTTGGCAAAGATGCATGTGCGATGGGAGCATGTGCTCTTGCCATCAAGAGCTTTCTGAAAGTTCCCGAGCTGCGCTTAGATTTATCAAAAAATCATCTACCTGCAGATGATTATGCGGGAACGATTATCTAA
- a CDS encoding AraC family transcriptional regulator, with protein sequence MKGKLVIEQPLMVHYKMEQYWDHIDYHSHQEYEIYFFHAGSCRYLIHDQIYDLEPGDILLMDGMALHKPNISPDSEYVRSTIHFSPQWIEKALEAVDGLHLLDVFEKLHYCLIRTQENEESKELEKLVQRLEEAQQNNDFTGVGKEANTKILLLQILVAVNQLGQVHSLKIPSKKAEKEMHAENIASFIQGNFQMKLSIESIADALNLSKSYTSHVFKEMTGFTIMEYVMGCRLNRVKQLLENEPEKTLKNIAHESGFESISHFSRYFREKVGMTAKAYRNRE encoded by the coding sequence ATGAAAGGCAAATTAGTAATAGAACAGCCGCTTATGGTGCATTACAAGATGGAACAGTACTGGGATCATATCGATTACCATTCCCATCAAGAATATGAGATTTATTTTTTCCATGCCGGTTCCTGCCGTTATTTAATTCACGATCAGATTTATGATCTTGAGCCAGGAGATATTCTGTTGATGGATGGCATGGCTCTACACAAACCGAATATATCGCCGGACAGCGAATATGTCCGCAGCACAATCCATTTTTCACCACAATGGATCGAGAAGGCTTTAGAGGCAGTGGACGGGTTGCATTTGCTGGACGTTTTCGAAAAATTGCATTACTGCCTAATCCGTACGCAAGAGAACGAAGAATCAAAAGAATTGGAGAAGCTGGTACAGCGCCTTGAAGAAGCGCAACAGAATAATGACTTTACAGGTGTCGGAAAAGAAGCGAACACGAAAATCCTGCTTCTGCAGATACTGGTTGCCGTCAATCAGCTTGGCCAAGTCCATTCCTTGAAAATTCCAAGCAAAAAAGCTGAAAAAGAAATGCATGCTGAGAATATCGCTTCATTCATACAAGGAAATTTCCAGATGAAATTGTCGATTGAGTCGATTGCGGATGCATTGAACTTAAGCAAATCATATACTTCACATGTCTTCAAAGAGATGACCGGCTTCACAATCATGGAATATGTGATGGGTTGCCGTTTGAACCGGGTCAAACAATTGTTGGAAAACGAACCTGAGAAGACCTTAAAAAATATTGCGCATGAAAGCGGTTTCGAAAGTATTTCTCATTTTAGCCGTTATTTCCGTGAAAAAGTCGGGATGACAGCAAAAGCTTACCGAAATCGCGAATAA
- a CDS encoding Gfo/Idh/MocA family protein, producing MKKVRLGIIGLGAQGGAYAGFIAEGKVPNMEIGAICDIDSAKKDLAAEKYPSVPFYEDYIDMMESGNVDAIITCVPHYLHPEMGIQALKRDIHALLEKPAGVYTKQVKELNDFAATKPELTFGIMFNQRANELYQKVKEIIDNDEIGSIRRTNWIITTWWRPQGYYDQSAWRATWEGEGGGVLVNQAPHQLDLMQWIAGMPKKVYSNVKYGYQRNIAVEDEVTAMFDYGNGATGVFITATHDIMGTDRFEIHGDKGKIIVDDSKKVTIKRLKRPEAEMSASMDMQDVMKIFMGGGADDIYDEEVLEFKDEWGVQHTSVLKNFADNVLDGTPLLAPGSDGIHGVALANAIHLSSWLGKEVELPVDENLYFAELSKKIEEEKSLLIQK from the coding sequence ATGAAAAAAGTGAGATTAGGAATTATCGGTTTAGGAGCTCAAGGAGGCGCTTACGCAGGCTTTATCGCTGAGGGCAAAGTACCGAATATGGAAATCGGGGCAATCTGTGATATTGATTCGGCGAAAAAAGACCTGGCTGCTGAAAAATACCCGTCTGTACCATTCTATGAAGACTACATTGACATGATGGAAAGCGGCAATGTCGATGCTATCATTACTTGCGTCCCGCACTACCTGCATCCTGAAATGGGAATCCAGGCGCTGAAGAGAGACATTCATGCCTTATTGGAAAAACCAGCTGGAGTCTACACGAAACAAGTGAAGGAATTAAATGACTTTGCCGCAACTAAACCAGAGCTGACATTCGGTATCATGTTCAATCAGCGCGCCAATGAACTTTATCAGAAAGTCAAAGAAATCATCGATAACGATGAGATTGGAAGCATTCGCCGGACAAATTGGATTATCACGACTTGGTGGCGTCCGCAGGGCTATTATGATCAAAGCGCTTGGAGAGCAACTTGGGAAGGTGAAGGCGGCGGTGTGCTTGTAAATCAGGCTCCGCATCAGCTGGATCTGATGCAATGGATCGCCGGCATGCCGAAAAAAGTCTATTCCAATGTCAAATACGGCTATCAACGTAACATCGCGGTGGAAGACGAAGTGACAGCAATGTTCGATTACGGCAATGGCGCAACAGGTGTCTTCATTACAGCAACTCACGATATCATGGGAACGGACCGTTTTGAAATCCACGGCGATAAAGGAAAAATCATTGTTGATGACAGCAAAAAAGTGACCATCAAACGTTTGAAACGTCCGGAAGCTGAAATGAGTGCGAGCATGGATATGCAGGACGTTATGAAAATTTTCATGGGGGGTGGCGCAGACGACATCTATGATGAAGAAGTGCTGGAATTCAAAGACGAATGGGGTGTACAGCACACAAGCGTACTCAAAAATTTCGCAGACAATGTCCTGGATGGTACACCACTTCTCGCACCAGGAAGCGACGGAATCCATGGAGTGGCATTAGCCAACGCAATTCATCTATCAAGCTGGCTCGGCAAAGAAGTTGAATTACCAGTAGATGAAAATCTGTACTTCGCTGAATTATCGAAAAAAATAGAAGAAGAAAAGAGTTTGCTAATTCAAAAATAA